One genomic region from Prunus persica cultivar Lovell chromosome G3, Prunus_persica_NCBIv2, whole genome shotgun sequence encodes:
- the LOC18784073 gene encoding T-complex protein 1 subunit zeta 1, with protein sequence MSLRVLNPNAEVLNKSAALHMNINAAKGLQDVLKTNLGPKGTIKMLVGGAGDIKLTKDGNTLLKEMQIQNPTAIMIARTAVAQDDISGDGTTSTVLFIGELMKQSERYIDEGMHPRVLVDGFEIAKRATLQFIEKFKTPVVMGNEPDKEILKMVARTTLRTKLYEALADQLTDIVVNSVLCIRKPEESIDLFMVEIMHMRHKFDVDTRLVEGLVLDHGSRHPDMKRWAENCYILTSNVSLEYEKSEVNSGFFYSNAEQREAMVLAERRQVDERVRKIIELKNKVCSGNDNNFVVINQKGIDPPSLDLLARAGIIALRRAKRRNMERLVLACGGEAVNSVDDLTPDCLGWAGLVYEHVLGEEKYTFIENVKNPHSCTILIKGPNDHTIAQIKDAVRDGLRAVKNTIEDEAVILGAGAFEVAARQHLVNEVKKTVQGRAQLGVEAFADALLVVPKTLAENSGLDTQDVIIALTGEHDRGNVVGLNHHTGEPIDPQMEGIFDNYSVKRQIINSGPVIASQLLLVDEVIRAGRNMRKPT encoded by the exons atgtctCTACGagttttgaatccaaatgCGGAGGTGCTGAACAAATCGGCGGCTCTGCACATGAACATCAACGCAGCCAAGGGCTTGCAGGACGTCCTCAAAACCAACCTTGGCCCTAAGGGCACCATCAAAAT GCTTGTTGGTGGAGCCGGTGACATCAAGCTCACTAAAGATGGCAACACTTTGCTTAAAGAAATG CaaattcaaaacccaacaGCAATTATGATAGCAAGAACAGCTGTTGCCCAAGATGACATAAGCGGAGATGGCACCACGTCTACTGTCTTATTCATTGGCGAGCTTATGAAACAATCAGAGCGATACATTGATGAAG GGATGCATCCACGTGTCCTAGTTGATGGCTTTGAGATTGCCAAAAGAGCAACGCTTCAGTTTATTGAGAAATTTAAAACTCCTGTGGTGATGGGCAATGAGCCTGACAAAGAGATTCTAAAAATGGTAGCTAGGACAACGTTGCGAACAAAG ttatatgaagcattgGCGGATCAATTGACTGACATAGTTGTTAATTCA GTTCTTTGCATACGCAAACCTGAAGAATCCATTGATCTGTTCATGGTGGAGATTATGCACATGCGACACAAGTTTGATGTTGACACACGCTTG GTTGAGGGTCTTGTCCTTGATCATGGTTCTAGGCATCCTGATATGAAGCGATGGGCAGAGAATTGTTACATCTTGACAAGCAATGTATCTTTGGAGTACGAGAAAAG TGAAGTAAATTCTGGCTTTTTCTATTCAAATGCGGAACAGAGAGAAGCCATGGTTTTAGCTGAAAGGCGTCAGGTTGATGAAAGAGTTAGAAAAATCATTGAGCTGAAAAATAAG GTTTGTTCTGGTAATGATAATAATTTTGTCGTTATCAATCAGAAGGGAATTGATCCCCCATCTTTGGACCTTCTCGCTAGGGCAGGG ATTATTGCCCTGAGAAGAGCAAAGAGGAGGAATATGGAACGGTTGGTTTTGGCTTGTGGAGGGGAGGCTGTAAACTCAGTAGATGATTTAACTCCTGATTGCCTTGGTTGGGCTGGACTTGTATATGAGCATGTCCTTGGTGAAGAGAAGTATACATTTATTGAAAATGTGAAGAACCCTCATTCTTGCACAATCTTAATCAAAG GGCCTAACGACCATACAATCGCCCAGATTAAGGATGCTGTTCGTGATGGCCTGAGGGCAGTCAAAAATACAATTGAAGATGAAGCTGTCATCTTA GGTGCTGGAGCTTTTGAAGTTGCAGCCAGACAACATTTAGTAAATGAAGTAAAGAAAACTGTTCAAGGG CGAGCTCAACTTGGTGTTGAAGCTTTTGCTGATGCTCTCCTTGTGGTGCCCAAAACACTTGCTGAGAACTCTGGCCTTGACACGCAAGATGTGATAATTGCTCTTACG GGAGAGCATGATCGGGGAAACGTCGTGGGATTAAATCACCACACTGGAGAACCCATTGACCCACAAATGGAGGGTATCTTTGACAACTACTCTGTGAAGCGACAAATTATAAACTCAGG ACCCGTAATTGCATCTCAATTGTTGTTGGTTGATGAAGTAATTCGTGCTGGACGCAACATGCGGAAGCCAACTTAG
- the LOC109946250 gene encoding DExH-box ATP-dependent RNA helicase DExH14-like → MKTWEKLIEITELDEFAEAAFRGYNSLNRIQSRIFHTIYYTNGNILVCAPTGACKTNIAMISILHEIAQHFKDGYLHKDEFKIVYVAPMKALAAEVTSTFSHRLSPLNITVRELTGDMQLYKNELEETQVTFIKFCVLCVLLTGTQKRKMKTLMASLSSYSDDSRNT, encoded by the exons ATGAAAACCTGGGAAAAGCTG ATTGAGATAACGGAGTTAGATGAATTCGCTGAAGCTGCTTTTCGTGGTTATAATTCTCTGAACCGTATTCAGAGCCGCATATTTCATACTATTTATTACACTAATGGAAATATACTA GTTTGTGCTCCAACAGGAGCTTGCAAAACAAACATAGCTATGATTTCTATTCTACATGAG ATTGCACAGCACTTCAAAGACGGTTACTTGCATAAAGATGAATTTAAGATAGTTTATGTTGCACCAATGAAG GCATTAGCTGCAGAAGTTACATCAACTTTTAGCCATCGCTTATCTCCATTGAATATAACTGTGAGAGAACTTACTGGAGACATGCAACTTTATAAGAATGAACTTGAAGAAACTCAGGTCACTTTTATCAAATTCTGTGTGCTCTGTGTGCTTTTAACTGGTAcccaaaagaggaaaatgaaaaCGTTAATggcttcactttcttcttatTCAGATGATAGTCGCAACACCTGA
- the LOC18782353 gene encoding uncharacterized protein DDB_G0275933, with protein MGYIQQARENHVKKKVEEALRSKMKQKALQECKDLASKYAECSYGRTISVVWQCRQQAKELNECLHQFTNDDVLEEMKRDYMLQQDGKVSAKG; from the exons ATGGGATACATACAGCAAGCACGTGAGAATCACGTGAAAAAGAAGGTAGAAGAAG CATTGCGGAGCAAAATGAAGCAGAAGGCGTTGCAGGAATGCAAGGATTTGGCGTCCAAGTATGCGGAATGCTCTTATGGGAGAACCATTTCTGTGGTTTGGCAGTGTCGGCAACAAGCTAAGGAATTAAACGAGTGCCTTCACCAATT CACTAACGATGACGTCTTGGAGGAAATGAAGAGAGACTACATGCTTCAACAAGATGGGAAAGTGTCTGCAAAAGGCTGA